One region of Haladaptatus cibarius D43 genomic DNA includes:
- a CDS encoding DUF1850 domain-containing protein: MTQVETTVRNTARLSLALCAILLLAVPAGAVGGSSSQSGDDNDKVLVVADVETGEPILVTPVENGTQVALAYTHSVEKTPVRDVYVVDGAELEMTEMRFQSYGAGLPANANVTSESGWFVFDPPGRYAQISVAPGDVANHELRVGDEQYDLAALSGGESVKLFVIERCPT, translated from the coding sequence ATGACGCAGGTGGAAACAACAGTTCGTAACACTGCTCGACTGTCGCTCGCCCTGTGTGCAATCCTCCTGCTCGCGGTTCCGGCGGGTGCTGTCGGGGGGAGCAGTTCACAGAGCGGCGACGATAACGACAAAGTCCTCGTCGTCGCCGACGTCGAGACGGGCGAACCGATACTGGTCACGCCGGTCGAAAACGGAACGCAGGTTGCGCTCGCATACACGCACAGCGTCGAGAAAACGCCGGTTCGGGACGTGTACGTCGTGGATGGAGCTGAGTTGGAGATGACCGAAATGCGATTCCAATCCTACGGCGCTGGACTTCCGGCTAACGCGAACGTGACGAGCGAAAGCGGTTGGTTCGTCTTCGACCCGCCGGGGCGCTACGCACAGATTTCCGTCGCACCCGGGGACGTGGCGAATCACGAACTGCGAGTCGGAGACGAGCAGTACGACCTCGCGGCACTCTCGGGCGGTGAATCGGTCAAACTGTTCGTCATCGAACGGTGTCCGACATGA
- a CDS encoding TRAP transporter permease, whose product MSDTLSEQEQEELVQELEHRRDLRGVVAVIASAIAITFSAFQIWLAARGFIFQVTLPVVGEIRIAALQLLQVNAVHVIFALLLSFLLFPTTTGNGFLSRRLGRIVPALRERFGEHSPVTRVAAGMRRVVRWLMVDPNRRRVTPVDFVMMAIAILAVWYMLTDFDEIRGMRALGLGFGRTTSEVYPFLSPVVDAISAIGIPLNEASYAFVLGALGVLLVLEATRRVLGLYLMIIVASFIVYARWGYLIPLDAPIVGVLSIPPLDWSSIVQNLWYNTENGVFGIPVTVSVRFIFIFILFGAFLEMSGAGQWFIELAYSATGQRKGGPAKASILASGFMGTISGSSIANTVTTGAFTIPLMKRSGYRPEFAGAVEASASSGGQILPPVMGAAAFLIVEYTLTPFRDVIMAAAIPAVVFFFGVWVMVHLEASKENIGGLADSKIVGFRPHLLRGWFYLVPLILLLHYLIIERLSIERAAWYTLVAIAALIALIAAYNRTSRVPLVGTIVGISALQFASFVTAGVGIVSLLAGGGGTGTGLAPLAALNVVAGQLGWIILAVSLVTLLLRPHADAPLLDFDGQVDSAVAKGANVLRRPRLADNRGFQYGGFVLTSMDSGARTATTVVIAVAAAGVIPGVISVSGLGPNLTALIQTVSGGSIVVLLVLTAISSIILGMGMPTTVTYIILVSMLGDAIAGFGIPILSAHLFILYFGVIADITPPVAVAAYAASGIAKSDQFQTGVEAFSLSLNKAIVPFAFVLTPGILLLRGVGTGQEVRVIGVNDVTNLGYFVPDVLIPVAGVFVGVVALGATVIGYLYADVSRADRAWFALTALLLMAPLLLFNTVTSILGLVGLPTVEPGSFDLLLRAVGAVAFGALALKNRRRADREAAEERGTTEAA is encoded by the coding sequence ATGAGCGACACGCTAAGCGAGCAAGAACAGGAAGAACTCGTTCAGGAACTCGAACACAGACGTGACCTTCGCGGGGTGGTTGCCGTCATCGCTTCGGCAATCGCCATCACCTTCTCTGCGTTTCAGATATGGCTCGCGGCGCGGGGATTCATCTTTCAAGTAACGCTCCCTGTGGTCGGTGAAATTCGAATCGCCGCCCTGCAACTGTTGCAGGTCAACGCGGTTCACGTCATCTTTGCCCTGCTGCTGTCGTTTTTACTGTTTCCGACGACGACTGGAAATGGCTTTCTCTCGCGTCGTCTCGGCCGAATCGTTCCCGCACTGCGGGAACGATTCGGCGAGCATAGTCCGGTCACCCGGGTCGCCGCAGGCATGCGCCGGGTCGTCCGATGGCTGATGGTTGACCCCAACAGAAGACGAGTGACGCCGGTCGATTTCGTGATGATGGCGATAGCGATACTAGCCGTCTGGTACATGCTGACGGATTTCGACGAAATTCGCGGAATGCGCGCGCTCGGACTCGGGTTCGGACGAACGACTTCGGAGGTGTATCCGTTCCTCTCGCCCGTCGTGGACGCGATTTCAGCAATCGGAATCCCGTTAAACGAAGCGTCCTACGCGTTCGTCCTCGGCGCACTCGGCGTCTTGCTCGTGCTCGAAGCGACTCGCCGAGTCCTCGGCCTGTATCTCATGATTATCGTCGCGTCGTTCATCGTCTACGCCCGCTGGGGCTATCTGATTCCACTCGACGCACCCATCGTCGGCGTCCTCTCGATTCCACCACTCGACTGGAGTTCCATCGTTCAGAACCTCTGGTATAACACCGAGAACGGCGTGTTCGGGATTCCGGTGACGGTGAGCGTCCGATTCATCTTCATCTTCATCCTATTCGGCGCGTTTTTGGAGATGAGCGGCGCGGGCCAATGGTTCATCGAACTCGCATACTCCGCGACGGGACAGCGAAAAGGCGGTCCCGCCAAAGCCTCGATTCTCGCCTCGGGATTCATGGGTACCATCAGCGGGTCGTCGATTGCGAACACGGTGACGACCGGAGCCTTCACGATTCCGCTGATGAAACGCTCCGGTTATCGACCGGAGTTCGCGGGGGCCGTCGAAGCCTCCGCCTCCTCGGGCGGGCAGATTCTTCCACCCGTCATGGGCGCAGCAGCGTTCCTCATCGTAGAGTACACACTGACGCCCTTCCGCGACGTGATTATGGCCGCGGCGATTCCCGCGGTCGTCTTCTTTTTCGGCGTCTGGGTGATGGTGCATCTGGAAGCCTCGAAGGAGAACATCGGTGGCTTAGCCGACTCGAAAATCGTGGGCTTTCGGCCCCACCTTCTTCGCGGCTGGTTCTACCTCGTCCCGCTAATTCTGCTCCTCCACTATCTCATCATCGAACGACTCTCAATCGAGCGAGCGGCGTGGTACACCCTCGTCGCCATCGCCGCACTCATCGCACTCATCGCGGCCTACAACCGAACTTCGAGGGTGCCGCTGGTCGGAACGATTGTCGGAATTTCCGCGCTCCAGTTCGCCTCCTTTGTGACCGCAGGCGTCGGTATCGTTTCCCTGCTCGCGGGCGGAGGCGGTACAGGAACGGGACTCGCACCGCTCGCTGCACTCAACGTGGTGGCGGGGCAACTCGGGTGGATAATTCTCGCCGTGAGTCTCGTTACGCTTTTGCTTCGCCCGCACGCGGACGCACCACTGCTCGATTTCGACGGCCAAGTCGATAGTGCGGTTGCGAAAGGTGCGAACGTCCTTCGGCGACCCCGACTCGCGGACAATCGCGGATTCCAGTACGGTGGGTTCGTCCTCACCTCGATGGATTCGGGTGCGAGGACTGCGACGACGGTCGTCATCGCGGTTGCGGCGGCGGGCGTCATTCCCGGCGTCATCAGCGTCAGCGGATTGGGACCGAATCTCACCGCGCTCATCCAAACTGTCAGCGGCGGTTCGATCGTCGTGCTGTTGGTTCTTACGGCGATTTCGTCCATCATTCTCGGGATGGGAATGCCGACGACGGTGACCTACATCATCCTCGTTTCGATGCTCGGCGACGCCATCGCAGGGTTCGGGATTCCGATTCTGTCGGCGCACCTCTTCATTCTCTATTTCGGCGTCATCGCCGACATCACGCCGCCAGTGGCGGTCGCGGCCTACGCAGCTTCGGGAATCGCCAAATCCGACCAGTTCCAGACGGGCGTCGAGGCGTTTTCGCTCTCACTGAACAAGGCAATTGTTCCGTTCGCGTTCGTGCTGACGCCCGGAATCCTGCTCCTTCGCGGCGTCGGAACCGGACAGGAGGTTCGCGTCATCGGCGTGAACGACGTAACCAATCTCGGGTATTTCGTCCCCGACGTGCTGATTCCAGTGGCGGGAGTGTTCGTCGGCGTCGTCGCACTCGGCGCAACAGTCATCGGCTATCTCTACGCCGACGTGAGCAGGGCAGACCGGGCGTGGTTCGCACTAACTGCACTCTTGCTTATGGCTCCGCTCTTGCTGTTCAACACCGTGACGAGCATACTGGGGTTGGTCGGTCTACCGACAGTGGAACCGGGTTCGTTCGACCTCCTGCTTCGAGCGGTCGGCGCAGTCGCTTTCGGCGCGCTGGCGCTCAAAAACCGGCGGCGGGCGGACAGGGAAGCTGCCGAGGAGCGCGGAACGACGGAGGCGGCCTAA
- a CDS encoding DedA family protein — protein MFGLALLSVGSGSNSLRKFLSDYGIIFLVAGVAVAAVVGIYLFLTGDEELAKQWLDQYGLIALFLILILEGAMLLYFAPSESLVPFSVTVLASPDNIQAIAVIIFVAVIGATTGQYALFSLAKRGGREYLLEKPWFRISEDSLDRFDGWFDRWGRIVVPVSNALLFTRGMLTVPAGFAEMKDWEFIVLSAIGTLIFQSWLAAFAIYTIELGLLDFLPF, from the coding sequence ATGTTCGGTTTGGCGCTCCTCTCGGTTGGCTCCGGTTCGAACTCCCTCCGGAAGTTCCTCTCGGATTACGGAATTATCTTTCTCGTGGCCGGTGTTGCGGTTGCCGCGGTTGTCGGTATCTACCTCTTTTTGACCGGGGATGAGGAACTCGCAAAACAGTGGCTCGACCAGTACGGACTCATCGCACTCTTCCTTATCCTCATTTTGGAGGGCGCGATGTTGCTGTATTTCGCACCGAGCGAGAGTCTCGTTCCGTTCTCGGTGACCGTTCTCGCGTCTCCGGACAACATTCAAGCTATCGCCGTCATCATCTTCGTCGCCGTCATCGGCGCAACGACTGGCCAGTACGCGCTGTTTTCGCTGGCGAAGCGCGGCGGTCGAGAGTACCTGCTCGAAAAACCGTGGTTTCGCATCAGCGAGGACTCGCTCGACCGATTCGACGGCTGGTTCGACCGCTGGGGTCGCATCGTCGTCCCGGTCAGCAACGCCCTCCTGTTCACCCGCGGAATGCTCACCGTCCCCGCCGGATTCGCGGAAATGAAGGATTGGGAGTTCATCGTTCTCTCCGCGATTGGAACGCTGATTTTCCAGTCGTGGCTGGCCGCCTTTGCGATTTACACTATCGAACTCGGCCTGCTCGATTTCCTCCCATTCTGA
- a CDS encoding DUF7089 family protein — protein MFSQRTLPEDVAAVRDEHAPDTLVLDCNRDFETLPVPARDDLALLTDEIRPFSAADEWLPDDAPELLRRFAGTDLVVGMPGDGSVAWTHQTSPPVVFVKARVEGSPEEFIDFLLAEALVEIGLDLPEQFLEFFGERYRKFADVVPLNSGSTYQLAVALCDAYNGLHTREAFTEWRESYPRLFEAWQDAGERIEPRVEGISREIATGRTDFSDATELACSAIKHGIEPPAPFSALDTQAYRHHGVDYAIKWAEKTLNTE, from the coding sequence ATGTTCAGTCAACGAACGCTCCCCGAGGATGTGGCGGCGGTTCGAGACGAACACGCGCCCGATACGCTCGTCCTCGACTGCAACCGGGATTTCGAGACGCTTCCGGTTCCGGCGCGCGACGACCTCGCGCTTCTGACCGACGAAATCCGTCCGTTCTCTGCAGCCGACGAGTGGCTACCTGACGACGCGCCCGAACTGCTGCGGCGATTCGCCGGAACTGACCTCGTGGTTGGCATGCCGGGCGACGGAAGTGTGGCGTGGACGCACCAAACGTCTCCACCTGTCGTCTTCGTCAAAGCACGAGTAGAGGGGTCACCAGAGGAGTTCATCGACTTTCTGCTCGCGGAGGCACTGGTCGAAATCGGACTCGACCTGCCCGAACAGTTCCTCGAATTTTTCGGTGAGAGATACCGGAAGTTCGCCGACGTGGTTCCGCTCAATTCCGGAAGTACGTACCAACTCGCCGTCGCGCTCTGTGACGCCTACAACGGACTTCATACCCGCGAAGCATTTACGGAGTGGCGCGAATCGTATCCTCGTTTGTTCGAAGCGTGGCAGGACGCTGGTGAACGAATCGAACCCCGGGTAGAAGGAATCTCCCGAGAAATTGCCACCGGTCGCACGGATTTCTCAGACGCCACGGAACTCGCCTGTAGCGCCATCAAACACGGCATCGAACCACCTGCGCCGTTTTCTGCACTAGATACACAGGCGTACCGTCATCACGGCGTCGATTATGCAATCAAATGGGCCGAAAAAACGCTAAATACTGAATAG
- a CDS encoding ferredoxin, translating into MKIEYDRNTCTGMYQCTAEWEEFVENREEGKADLLESEEVEDGIFVREVPEGEEFDAEMAARVCPVDAIKVYDDDGEQIV; encoded by the coding sequence ATGAAAATCGAATACGACCGAAACACCTGCACGGGAATGTATCAGTGCACCGCCGAATGGGAGGAATTCGTAGAGAATCGTGAAGAAGGAAAAGCTGACTTGCTGGAGAGCGAGGAAGTCGAAGATGGAATTTTCGTGCGCGAAGTTCCAGAGGGTGAAGAGTTCGATGCGGAGATGGCCGCCCGTGTCTGTCCCGTTGACGCCATCAAGGTGTACGACGACGATGGCGAGCAAATCGTCTGA
- a CDS encoding Era-like GTP-binding protein encodes MGLFTGLKQSVKRVTDKLFTSEEPKRIGIYGPPNAGKTTLANRIARDWTGDAIGPESHVPHETRRARRKENVEIERDGRTVTIDIVDTPGVTTKVDYEEFLDHDMEKEDAVRRSREATEGVAEAMHWLREDVDGVIYVLDSSTDPFTQVNTMLIGIIESQDLPVLILANKTDLEDSSVQRIRNAYPQHETIPLSALEGENMDEVYTKIAEYFG; translated from the coding sequence ATGGGATTGTTTACAGGTCTCAAGCAAAGTGTTAAAAGAGTCACAGATAAGCTCTTCACATCCGAAGAGCCGAAACGAATCGGAATCTACGGCCCGCCGAACGCTGGCAAAACGACGCTCGCCAATCGAATCGCCCGTGATTGGACTGGCGACGCCATCGGCCCCGAAAGCCACGTTCCACACGAAACACGGCGCGCACGGAGAAAAGAAAACGTCGAAATCGAGCGAGACGGAAGAACCGTCACCATCGACATCGTGGACACACCGGGTGTGACGACGAAAGTCGATTACGAGGAGTTCCTCGACCACGACATGGAAAAGGAGGATGCGGTTCGTCGTTCCCGTGAAGCCACCGAGGGTGTCGCGGAAGCGATGCACTGGCTCCGTGAAGACGTAGACGGTGTTATCTATGTGCTTGACAGTTCGACCGACCCGTTCACACAGGTCAACACGATGCTCATCGGCATCATCGAGAGTCAAGACCTGCCCGTTCTGATTCTCGCCAACAAAACCGACCTCGAAGATTCGAGCGTCCAGCGGATTCGAAACGCCTACCCACAGCACGAGACGATTCCACTCTCGGCGCTCGAAGGGGAGAACATGGACGAAGTGTACACGAAAATCGCGGAGTACTTCGGGTGA
- the hemB gene encoding porphobilinogen synthase gives MDPIERPRRLRRDGLRKLVSENKLAASDLIAPVFVDATTDERVEIETMPGHERVPIEECVARVEEVLETGVEAVMLFGIPKSKDERGSRAWAEDGVVQEATRRITSETDATVITDICLCEYTEHGHCGVLEDDAADDPRLTVKNDETLDLLRKISVSHAEAGAEMVAPSGMMDGMVGAIREALDDAGYTDVPIMSYAAKYESAFYGPFRDAADGAPSFGNRRHYQMDPANSREAIREVELDVEQGADVLMVKPALPYLDIVRDIREEFDHPVAAYNVSGEYAMLHAGSEKGWLDLQETALESLLSMKRAGADLILTYFAEDIADELA, from the coding sequence ATGGACCCAATCGAGCGCCCGCGTCGGCTCCGCCGGGACGGACTCCGGAAACTGGTCAGCGAGAACAAACTGGCGGCCAGCGACCTCATCGCACCCGTTTTCGTGGACGCAACCACGGACGAACGAGTCGAGATAGAAACCATGCCGGGCCACGAGCGCGTTCCAATCGAAGAGTGCGTAGCCCGCGTCGAGGAAGTACTGGAAACCGGCGTCGAGGCCGTGATGCTGTTCGGGATTCCCAAATCGAAGGACGAACGCGGCAGTCGCGCGTGGGCCGAAGACGGTGTGGTACAGGAAGCGACGCGCCGAATCACGAGCGAGACGGACGCCACGGTCATCACCGATATCTGTCTCTGTGAGTACACCGAACACGGCCACTGTGGCGTGCTCGAAGACGATGCCGCGGACGACCCCCGACTCACAGTGAAAAACGACGAAACGTTAGACCTCCTTCGGAAGATTTCGGTTTCGCACGCCGAGGCGGGAGCGGAGATGGTCGCCCCCAGCGGCATGATGGATGGCATGGTCGGCGCGATTCGGGAAGCACTGGACGACGCGGGCTACACCGACGTTCCCATCATGAGCTACGCCGCGAAGTACGAAAGCGCGTTTTACGGGCCGTTCCGCGACGCCGCGGACGGCGCACCCTCGTTCGGAAACCGGCGCCACTACCAGATGGATCCGGCCAACTCGCGCGAAGCCATTCGGGAAGTCGAACTGGACGTGGAACAGGGTGCGGACGTACTGATGGTGAAACCCGCACTGCCGTACCTCGACATCGTCCGCGACATCCGCGAGGAGTTCGACCACCCTGTCGCCGCCTACAACGTTTCGGGCGAATACGCGATGCTTCACGCCGGGAGCGAGAAGGGATGGCTCGATTTGCAGGAAACCGCGCTCGAATCCTTACTGTCAATGAAACGGGCAGGAGCAGACCTCATTCTCACCTACTTCGCGGAAGACATCGCCGACGAACTCGCGTAA
- a CDS encoding OapC/ArvC family zinc-ribbon domain-containing protein, translating to MPHKCTNCGRAFADGSKEMLSGCPDCGGNKFQFRPSGSSPDETTATGSANATAETKNEAPDTASSSGAVGRAASTVRGWVGSNDRTKNTQSGGSRNEQTTSSRDTQTNASRNQQKTSQNQQTESTASETPARERKQRTKSAKSAGEPTSASGAKPTDDRQKPTGNRNSTRTRTPADESQGDSPAPVQSEEDRAQASARAEIVPEDELPETPTQEGTGTVVEAPSDNQPSLDELREELNSQFESIKVVEPGQYELNLMELYERDEYIIALKENGRYVIQVPDSWAGSTDS from the coding sequence ATGCCGCACAAGTGTACGAACTGTGGGCGCGCATTCGCCGACGGGTCGAAGGAGATGCTTTCGGGATGTCCGGACTGCGGCGGCAATAAGTTTCAGTTCCGTCCGTCCGGGTCGTCTCCAGACGAAACAACGGCCACTGGTTCGGCGAACGCGACTGCGGAGACGAAAAACGAGGCTCCTGACACCGCGTCGAGCTCTGGCGCGGTTGGCCGCGCCGCCTCGACTGTTCGGGGGTGGGTCGGTTCGAACGACCGCACGAAAAACACCCAATCCGGCGGCTCGCGGAACGAACAGACGACGTCATCGCGCGATACGCAAACAAACGCTTCGCGGAATCAGCAGAAGACTTCACAAAACCAGCAGACGGAGTCTACAGCAAGCGAGACACCTGCACGCGAACGCAAGCAACGAACGAAATCAGCGAAATCAGCAGGAGAACCGACATCTGCGAGCGGAGCAAAACCCACAGACGACCGGCAGAAACCAACCGGCAATCGAAATTCGACTCGCACACGAACGCCAGCAGATGAATCGCAGGGCGATTCACCTGCACCTGTTCAATCGGAAGAAGACCGCGCGCAGGCAAGCGCGCGCGCGGAAATCGTCCCCGAGGACGAACTTCCGGAAACGCCGACTCAGGAGGGAACTGGAACCGTCGTCGAGGCACCCAGCGATAACCAACCGAGCCTCGATGAACTCCGAGAGGAACTCAACAGCCAGTTCGAGAGCATCAAGGTGGTCGAACCCGGCCAGTACGAACTCAATCTGATGGAGCTGTACGAACGTGACGAGTACATCATCGCCCTCAAGGAGAACGGCCGATACGTCATCCAAGTCCCAGATTCGTGGGCTGGTTCAACCGACAGCTAA
- a CDS encoding DUF2073 domain-containing protein, producing MPEVKKSDDGVQIDLIGGERMAGKTSMEKIRMILDGVHDGNIVILEEGLSPDEESKLIEVTMAEISPDEFSGIEIETYPRSKTSDSGLLGRLMGRESDSSKLTVIGPANQIETLHKDENLISALISRK from the coding sequence ATGCCGGAAGTGAAAAAATCGGACGACGGCGTCCAAATCGACCTCATCGGTGGTGAACGGATGGCTGGCAAGACCAGCATGGAAAAGATTCGGATGATACTGGACGGTGTCCACGACGGAAATATCGTCATCTTGGAGGAAGGGCTTTCGCCGGACGAAGAGAGCAAACTCATCGAGGTGACGATGGCCGAAATCAGTCCCGACGAGTTCAGCGGTATCGAAATCGAAACCTACCCGCGCTCGAAGACTTCCGACAGTGGGCTTTTAGGTCGTTTGATGGGACGTGAGTCGGACAGTTCGAAGCTCACGGTTATCGGCCCCGCAAACCAAATCGAAACGCTCCACAAGGACGAGAACCTCATCAGCGCCCTCATATCCCGTAAATAA
- a CDS encoding Cdc6/Cdc18 family protein — protein MSDENTNPSDERTGHGSRGFEGVDLDEVVLDDTAEGNQGLFDDLLSGEPIFENKEVLRPSYTPHELPHRKEQINRMATILVAALRGETPSNILIYGKTGTGKTASAKFVSQELERTSLKYEVPCEVEYINCEVTDTQYRVLAQLANKFIENNQIEIGERISELQDIRDGVAAESDQLENTDFSSLDAIEDRISELEADADEMEAVPMTGWPTDRVYNTFFEAVDYQERVVVIMLDEIDKLVEKSGDDTLYNLSRMNSELENSRVSIMGISNDLKFTDFLDPRVKSSLGEEEIVFPPYDANQLRDILQHRADVAFKADALSDDVIPLCAAFAAQEHGDARRALDLLRTAGELAERDQKERVEEGHVRKAQDKIELDRVVEVVRTLPTQSKLVLFSTISLEKNGVHNINTGEVYNVYKHLCEEIDADILTQRRVTDLISELDMLGIVNAVVVSKGRYGRTKEISISVPIDETEAVLQSDSRLSDIDDIQPFMQQARFDS, from the coding sequence ATGTCAGACGAGAATACCAACCCATCGGACGAACGAACCGGCCACGGGAGTCGTGGCTTCGAGGGCGTCGATTTGGACGAGGTCGTGTTGGACGATACAGCCGAGGGCAACCAAGGGTTGTTCGACGACCTACTTAGTGGCGAGCCGATTTTCGAGAACAAAGAAGTTCTTCGACCCTCGTACACGCCGCACGAACTCCCGCACAGAAAAGAACAAATCAACCGGATGGCGACTATCCTCGTCGCCGCACTCAGAGGTGAGACACCGTCGAATATCCTTATTTATGGAAAAACGGGAACCGGAAAAACTGCGAGCGCGAAATTCGTCAGTCAAGAACTCGAACGCACATCGCTGAAATACGAGGTTCCCTGCGAAGTCGAGTACATCAACTGCGAAGTGACCGACACACAGTATCGTGTGCTCGCGCAACTCGCCAACAAGTTCATCGAAAACAACCAAATCGAAATAGGAGAACGAATCTCCGAACTCCAAGACATCCGTGATGGTGTCGCCGCCGAATCCGACCAACTCGAAAACACGGACTTTTCGTCGCTCGATGCAATCGAAGACCGCATCTCCGAACTCGAAGCGGACGCAGACGAAATGGAGGCCGTCCCGATGACCGGGTGGCCGACCGACCGCGTGTACAACACCTTTTTCGAGGCCGTCGATTATCAGGAACGGGTCGTCGTCATCATGCTGGACGAAATCGACAAACTGGTCGAAAAATCCGGTGACGACACGCTCTACAACCTCTCGCGGATGAACTCAGAACTGGAAAACTCGCGCGTGTCCATCATGGGCATTAGTAATGACCTGAAGTTTACCGACTTCCTCGACCCTCGCGTCAAATCCAGCCTCGGCGAGGAAGAAATCGTCTTCCCACCATACGACGCGAACCAACTTCGGGACATCCTTCAGCACCGTGCCGACGTGGCGTTCAAAGCCGACGCCCTCTCGGACGACGTAATTCCACTGTGTGCCGCCTTCGCCGCGCAGGAACACGGTGATGCCCGGCGCGCACTCGACCTACTTCGAACCGCAGGTGAACTCGCAGAGCGCGACCAGAAAGAGCGCGTGGAGGAGGGCCACGTCCGCAAGGCGCAGGACAAAATCGAACTTGACCGCGTGGTGGAAGTCGTCCGAACCCTTCCGACACAGTCGAAACTCGTCCTCTTCTCGACCATCTCGCTGGAAAAGAACGGCGTCCACAACATCAACACGGGTGAGGTGTACAACGTCTACAAACACCTCTGTGAGGAAATCGACGCCGACATCCTCACTCAGCGCAGAGTTACCGACCTCATCAGTGAACTCGACATGCTCGGCATCGTCAATGCTGTCGTCGTCTCGAAGGGGCGCTACGGGCGCACGAAAGAAATCAGCATCTCGGTTCCCATCGACGAAACCGAGGCGGTTCTCCAGTCGGATTCACGACTAAGCGACATCGACGACATCCAGCCGTTCATGCAACAGGCGCGGTTCGACAGCTAA
- a CDS encoding TAXI family TRAP transporter solute-binding subunit, whose amino-acid sequence MVGELNRRRFVKTVGAAGLLGFSGTVLAQQRLTWFAGGTGGTYFPLSNQFKTIIENNTDYTVQVQSTGASVENVGGLAQGNADFALIQNDVAFFAYNGTGIEEFQGTRIRSLRGVATLYPETIHVVTLQGNNIETLQDLQGATINTGDLGSGTQVNALQILESVGIQQNDFTEQNTGFSQAADQLRNGDIDAAFVVGGWPVGAIEELATTNNIAFVQISGQAQQNILQQAQWFAEDTIPANTYTGQNEPVQTVAVQAMIATTQDQPNAAVRGVTESIFNNTGQLSLKQQFINRESALDGMSIPLHPAAREIFGPATTQAGGGNQTGGNQTGGNQSGGNDAGGNNSS is encoded by the coding sequence ATGGTGGGGGAACTCAACCGACGCAGATTTGTGAAAACCGTGGGAGCAGCGGGGCTTCTCGGATTTTCGGGGACTGTACTGGCACAACAGCGATTAACGTGGTTCGCAGGCGGAACCGGCGGGACGTACTTTCCGCTTTCGAACCAGTTCAAGACGATTATCGAGAACAACACCGACTACACCGTACAGGTGCAGTCAACGGGTGCGAGCGTCGAAAACGTCGGCGGACTCGCACAAGGAAACGCCGATTTCGCGCTCATCCAGAACGACGTTGCCTTCTTCGCGTACAACGGAACTGGTATCGAGGAGTTCCAAGGAACGAGAATACGGAGCTTGCGGGGCGTAGCGACGTTGTACCCCGAAACGATTCACGTCGTGACGCTTCAGGGGAACAACATCGAGACGCTACAAGATCTCCAAGGAGCAACCATCAACACGGGTGACCTCGGAAGCGGGACACAGGTAAACGCGCTTCAGATTTTAGAGTCAGTCGGCATCCAGCAAAACGACTTCACGGAGCAGAATACCGGGTTCTCGCAGGCAGCAGACCAACTCAGAAACGGCGACATCGACGCCGCATTCGTCGTCGGTGGCTGGCCTGTCGGCGCAATAGAGGAACTTGCGACGACGAACAACATCGCATTCGTGCAAATTTCCGGACAAGCACAGCAGAACATCCTTCAACAGGCCCAATGGTTCGCGGAGGACACGATTCCGGCGAATACGTACACCGGACAGAACGAACCGGTTCAGACCGTCGCGGTGCAGGCGATGATTGCGACGACCCAAGACCAACCGAACGCCGCGGTGCGAGGCGTGACAGAATCCATCTTCAACAACACCGGCCAGTTGAGCCTGAAACAGCAGTTCATCAACCGAGAGAGTGCACTGGATGGGATGTCCATTCCGCTCCATCCCGCCGCACGGGAAATCTTCGGCCCGGCCACGACACAGGCAGGAGGTGGCAACCAAACCGGCGGAAATCAGACTGGCGGGAACCAGTCAGGAGGCAATGACGCAGGTGGAAACAACAGTTCGTAA